The following coding sequences are from one Roseburia hominis A2-183 window:
- a CDS encoding methyltransferase domain-containing protein translates to MKVIIVAHNQLKLVQMEIEALRLLAGIEERDLIIVDNASQDGLRQWLEERPGINYLVCDEGRENYSTILNYAKTEFVTDEDILLLDPCYMILPDAIGEMQRLLYSDSTIGAVMPKVIQNGSETAPSYTEAISRIQAGQIAAGMNLQKLELTAGCVLLKYAMLEEVGAFDEKIALAENVMWDYCVRGIKLQYRLFESGGAFFYQIAEKRTADEDEEWAVSDRQILKKKWNMNYFNAVPNAGLLSYITDPEDAPIRVLEIGCDCGANLLGVKNRYPNAELYGVEINPSAAEIANCIAKVTVGNIEERQMDFGGVTFDYIVFGDVLEHLRDPEGTLTYCKGFLKEDGSILASIPNLMHVSVVRGLINGNFTYEDRGLLDRTHIHFFTYKEILSMLLRTELEAEEIRMTSNGVSSEDREFVGRLMELSEITDENLFFAYQFQVQAKAKRVE, encoded by the coding sequence ATGAAAGTAATCATTGTCGCGCATAATCAGTTGAAATTAGTGCAGATGGAAATAGAGGCGCTCCGCCTGCTTGCCGGAATAGAGGAGAGAGATCTCATTATTGTGGACAACGCTTCGCAGGACGGGCTGCGCCAGTGGCTGGAAGAGAGACCCGGCATAAATTATCTTGTCTGCGATGAGGGAAGAGAGAATTACAGCACCATTCTTAACTATGCGAAAACAGAGTTTGTCACAGATGAGGACATTTTGCTGCTTGATCCCTGCTATATGATACTGCCGGATGCTATTGGAGAAATGCAGAGATTACTGTACTCCGACAGCACAATCGGTGCGGTTATGCCGAAGGTGATTCAGAACGGTTCAGAGACCGCGCCAAGCTACACAGAGGCAATTTCGCGGATACAGGCAGGGCAGATTGCGGCGGGGATGAATCTGCAGAAGCTGGAACTGACCGCAGGCTGTGTACTGCTAAAGTATGCAATGCTGGAAGAAGTGGGAGCCTTTGATGAGAAGATTGCCCTTGCGGAGAATGTGATGTGGGATTACTGTGTCAGGGGGATCAAGCTTCAGTACAGGCTGTTTGAAAGCGGCGGTGCGTTCTTCTATCAGATTGCGGAAAAGAGAACCGCGGACGAAGACGAGGAATGGGCAGTGTCAGACCGGCAGATTCTGAAGAAAAAATGGAACATGAACTACTTTAATGCCGTTCCGAACGCCGGACTGCTTTCCTACATCACAGATCCGGAAGATGCCCCCATCCGTGTTCTCGAGATCGGGTGTGACTGCGGGGCAAATCTGCTCGGGGTAAAGAACCGTTATCCCAATGCAGAGCTTTACGGTGTGGAAATCAACCCTTCGGCGGCGGAGATTGCGAACTGTATTGCGAAAGTGACCGTGGGAAACATTGAAGAACGCCAGATGGATTTTGGCGGAGTGACCTTTGATTACATTGTATTCGGGGATGTCCTCGAACATCTGAGAGACCCGGAAGGAACCCTGACATATTGCAAAGGCTTTTTAAAAGAGGACGGAAGCATTTTGGCGTCCATCCCCAATCTGATGCATGTCTCGGTTGTGCGGGGGCTGATCAACGGCAATTTTACCTATGAGGACAGGGGACTGCTCGACAGAACCCATATCCATTTTTTCACCTACAAAGAGATTCTTAGCATGTTACTGCGGACGGAACTGGAAGCGGAGGAGATAAGGATGACCTCAAACGGAGTCAGCTCCGAGGACCGGGAATTTGTAGGCAGGCTGATGGAACTGTCGGAGATTACCGACGAGAACCTGTTTTTCGCGTACCAGTTTCAGGTACAGGCGAAGGCGAAGCGCGTAGAATAG
- the pseI gene encoding pseudaminic acid synthase — MKLYEKMNSGVYVIAEMSANHAGKIENAFKIIEEAAKAGADCVKIQTYTADTLTIDCREEPYQIKGGLWDGYNYYQLYQAAYTPWEWQQALRDKCREVGVDFLSTPFDRTAVDFLEDLDVEFYKIASFELVDIPLIEYTASKGKPMIMSCGMASEEEIREALEACRRQGNEQVVLLKCCSQYPAQYEDMNVATIADMKERFGVPVGLSDHSMGSLADVVAVSVGAQVIEKHVCLDRTIDNPDAAFSMEIGEFAQMVQDVRNACVIKGKATYELTEHEKSSLKYRRSLVAVKPIAEGEAFTEENVRSIRPAIGIKPKYYRTLLGRKAKKAYRFGEPILPGEVE; from the coding sequence ATGAAACTATATGAGAAAATGAACAGCGGGGTCTATGTGATTGCAGAGATGTCCGCAAACCATGCGGGAAAAATTGAGAATGCATTCAAAATCATTGAGGAGGCGGCAAAAGCCGGCGCGGATTGTGTGAAGATACAGACCTACACGGCGGATACGCTCACGATCGACTGCAGGGAGGAACCGTATCAGATCAAGGGCGGTCTGTGGGACGGCTATAATTATTATCAGCTCTACCAGGCGGCCTATACCCCGTGGGAATGGCAGCAGGCGCTGCGGGATAAGTGCAGGGAGGTCGGTGTGGATTTTTTGTCTACGCCGTTTGACCGGACAGCGGTCGATTTCCTGGAGGATCTGGATGTGGAGTTCTACAAAATCGCGTCCTTTGAGCTGGTGGATATTCCATTGATCGAGTATACGGCGAGCAAGGGAAAGCCGATGATTATGTCCTGCGGAATGGCGTCGGAGGAAGAGATCAGGGAGGCACTTGAGGCGTGCCGGAGACAGGGAAACGAGCAGGTGGTGCTGCTGAAATGCTGCAGCCAGTATCCGGCGCAGTATGAGGATATGAATGTGGCAACAATCGCGGATATGAAGGAGCGGTTCGGCGTGCCGGTGGGACTGTCGGATCACTCAATGGGATCACTTGCGGATGTTGTGGCGGTGTCTGTGGGAGCGCAGGTCATCGAAAAGCATGTATGCCTGGATCGGACGATTGACAACCCGGACGCAGCGTTTTCCATGGAGATCGGTGAATTTGCGCAGATGGTGCAGGATGTGCGGAATGCCTGCGTGATTAAGGGAAAGGCGACCTATGAGCTGACCGAACATGAGAAGAGCAGTTTAAAATACCGCAGATCGCTGGTTGCGGTAAAACCGATTGCGGAGGGGGAGGCTTTCACCGAGGAGAATGTGCGCAGCATCCGGCCTGCCATCGGTATCAAGCCGAAGTATTACCGCACGCTGCTGGGGCGCAAGGCGAAAAAGGCGTACCGCTTCGGAGAGCCGATTCTTCCGGGTGAGGTGGAGTAG
- the pseG gene encoding UDP-2,4-diacetamido-2,4,6-trideoxy-beta-L-altropyranose hydrolase: MIVFRVDANEQVATGHLMRTLSIASACRKRGLTCEFWLAEEKETERIAKAGFPYRILETRWDALEDELPVMKQRLQAQPVDWLVVDSYCATVRYLAELNRMVPVFYVDDFRREHYEVSALLQYIPCRERQKTPEGLHEKDGVQYLTGLLYAPLREEFSHLSFDKPREKSILLSTGGTDPYNMAGRILAYGTQMQELQDYLWHVIVGSMNRNEDMLRELAAANPKIILHKNIPDMWRYMQQCEVAVSAGGTTLLELCACGIPTVCFAFADNQLEFAEEMAEHNLLIYAGDVREKDDAPHVICENLVCYTKDAGKRAQSFERMRRLVDGKGAERIAAFLQQYKRDV; this comes from the coding sequence ATGATTGTATTTCGGGTGGATGCGAACGAGCAGGTGGCAACCGGACATCTGATGCGCACGCTTTCGATCGCGTCGGCGTGCAGGAAGCGCGGGCTGACGTGTGAGTTTTGGCTGGCAGAGGAAAAAGAGACGGAGCGGATCGCAAAGGCAGGATTTCCCTATCGGATTCTAGAGACGCGCTGGGATGCGCTGGAGGACGAACTTCCGGTCATGAAGCAGCGGTTACAGGCACAGCCGGTGGACTGGCTGGTTGTGGATTCCTACTGTGCGACGGTGCGCTATCTGGCGGAATTAAACCGGATGGTGCCGGTATTCTATGTTGACGATTTCAGAAGGGAACACTACGAGGTGTCGGCGCTGCTTCAATATATACCGTGCAGGGAGAGACAGAAGACGCCGGAGGGGCTGCATGAAAAGGACGGGGTACAGTACCTTACCGGACTTTTGTATGCGCCGCTCCGGGAGGAGTTTTCGCATCTTTCCTTTGATAAGCCACGGGAGAAGAGTATTCTTCTCTCGACGGGCGGAACCGATCCTTACAATATGGCGGGCAGAATTCTTGCGTACGGCACACAGATGCAGGAATTGCAGGACTATCTGTGGCATGTGATTGTCGGAAGCATGAACCGGAATGAGGACATGCTGCGTGAACTGGCGGCAGCAAACCCGAAGATCATACTTCACAAGAATATTCCCGATATGTGGCGCTACATGCAGCAGTGCGAGGTGGCGGTCTCGGCGGGCGGTACAACGCTTCTGGAACTGTGCGCCTGCGGGATTCCGACGGTCTGTTTTGCGTTTGCGGACAATCAGCTGGAATTTGCGGAGGAGATGGCAGAACACAACCTGTTAATTTATGCGGGGGATGTGAGAGAAAAGGATGATGCGCCGCATGTAATCTGTGAAAATCTGGTCTGCTATACGAAAGACGCCGGGAAGAGGGCGCAGAGCTTTGAGCGGATGAGAAGGCTGGTGGACGGAAAGGGCGCAGAGCGGATTGCGGCATTTTTGCAGCAGTATAAAAGAGATGTATGA
- a CDS encoding glycosyltransferase family protein yields the protein MPVEDRKDTIAFIICVNNELYFEECKYYIEHLEVPAGYDIDVIGIWEADSMCAAYNLGMRSSDAKYKVYMHQDVFIRDSRFLEKTLRIFKEHPETGMIGMVGGIGIPENGVVYSSWNVGKVDCREPDLSYVLLCGPNQTKDQTVDAVDGLLMMTQYDLPWREDLFSDFDFYDVSQAFEFRRAGYEIVVPYQEEPWVVHDCGFAKLTNYDRNRKICMEEYPEFFNVPEGEELFSSGEWDQLSSQLAAAIRRMIDQGQWDEASQAIGIYHQSQMKSSELEMLAIICEIEQTDRRVSKRSSFLAQAGSCEAICRTYLSVRFLLHRMEFDRPAQDYQELIHAVESGNISVDAILILILHGVLDKEKVLGQLETWHMPDPMSAERLRSFHRRMQKENRGIPYSYSKRAKMELEKYSKEEQ from the coding sequence ATGCCGGTAGAGGACAGAAAAGACACAATCGCATTCATTATATGCGTGAATAATGAGCTGTATTTTGAAGAGTGCAAGTATTACATAGAGCATCTGGAAGTTCCGGCGGGATATGACATAGATGTGATCGGCATCTGGGAGGCGGATTCCATGTGCGCGGCGTACAATCTGGGGATGCGAAGCAGCGATGCAAAATATAAAGTCTATATGCATCAGGATGTTTTTATCCGCGACAGCCGTTTCCTGGAGAAGACGCTGCGTATTTTTAAGGAGCACCCGGAGACGGGGATGATCGGGATGGTTGGAGGAATCGGCATTCCGGAGAACGGCGTCGTCTATTCTTCCTGGAATGTGGGAAAAGTGGACTGCAGGGAGCCGGATCTTTCCTATGTCCTGCTGTGCGGGCCGAACCAGACCAAGGATCAGACCGTCGATGCGGTGGACGGGCTGCTGATGATGACGCAGTATGATCTGCCGTGGAGAGAGGATCTGTTTTCGGATTTTGATTTCTATGATGTGTCGCAGGCGTTTGAATTCCGCAGGGCAGGCTATGAGATTGTGGTGCCTTATCAGGAAGAACCCTGGGTGGTGCACGACTGCGGATTCGCAAAGCTCACCAATTATGACAGGAACCGGAAAATCTGTATGGAAGAGTATCCGGAATTTTTCAACGTTCCGGAGGGGGAGGAGCTGTTCTCGAGCGGAGAGTGGGATCAGCTGAGCAGTCAGCTGGCAGCGGCGATCCGCAGGATGATAGACCAGGGGCAATGGGACGAGGCCAGTCAGGCCATCGGGATCTATCATCAGAGCCAGATGAAGAGCTCCGAGCTGGAGATGCTTGCGATTATCTGTGAGATTGAGCAGACGGATCGCAGGGTAAGCAAAAGATCGTCGTTTCTGGCACAGGCGGGCAGCTGTGAAGCGATATGCCGGACCTATCTCTCGGTACGCTTTTTGCTGCATCGCATGGAGTTTGACAGACCGGCACAGGATTATCAGGAATTGATTCACGCGGTAGAAAGCGGTAACATATCAGTAGATGCCATTCTCATTCTGATCTTACATGGCGTGCTGGATAAGGAGAAGGTTCTCGGGCAGCTGGAGACATGGCATATGCCGGATCCAATGAGTGCAGAGCGGCTTAGATCCTTTCACAGGCGGATGCAGAAGGAAAACAGGGGCATTCCGTATTCCTACAGTAAGAGGGCAAAGATGGAACTGGAAAAGTACAGCAAGGAGGAACAGTGA
- the pseC gene encoding UDP-4-amino-4,6-dideoxy-N-acetyl-beta-L-altrosamine transaminase — MIPYGRQTIEEDDIEEVVKVLKSDFLTTGPKVAEFERAVAEYVGAKYAVAISNDTAALHAACHAAGIGPGDEVITTPITFAASANCVLYCGGTPVFADIDPQTYNIDPEDIRRKITDKTKAIIPVHLAGQPCDMDAIHAIAKEHHLIVIEDAAHALGSEYKGRRIGSMSDMTTFSFHPVKPITTGEGGMIVTDSEELYRKLVLFRSHGITRDPDLMTRNEGPWFYQQLDLGYNYRMTDIQCALGCSQMRKLDRFLARRREITKRYDEAFADCANIMTPYQLPETNSGWHLYIIQVKNHDRKTVFEQLRENGIAVNVHYIPVYYHPYYQEHGYREVHCPVAEEVYSHIISLPVYPGLTDEQQDTVIETVKRLTK, encoded by the coding sequence ATGATACCATACGGAAGACAGACGATTGAGGAAGATGATATTGAGGAAGTAGTAAAGGTGCTGAAATCGGATTTCTTGACGACAGGACCGAAGGTGGCAGAGTTCGAGCGGGCAGTGGCAGAGTATGTCGGCGCGAAATATGCGGTCGCTATTTCAAACGATACTGCGGCACTGCATGCGGCATGCCATGCGGCGGGAATCGGACCGGGGGATGAGGTAATCACCACGCCGATCACGTTTGCGGCATCCGCCAACTGTGTGCTGTACTGCGGCGGAACGCCGGTTTTTGCAGACATTGATCCGCAGACGTACAATATCGATCCGGAGGACATCCGGCGCAAGATCACGGATAAGACCAAAGCGATTATTCCGGTGCATCTGGCAGGACAGCCCTGCGATATGGATGCCATTCATGCGATCGCAAAGGAGCATCATCTGATCGTGATCGAGGATGCGGCGCATGCGCTCGGCTCGGAATATAAGGGACGGCGCATCGGCTCCATGTCGGATATGACGACATTCAGCTTTCATCCGGTGAAGCCGATCACGACAGGCGAGGGCGGTATGATTGTGACGGACAGTGAGGAATTGTACCGGAAATTAGTGCTGTTCCGCAGCCACGGAATTACCAGAGATCCGGACCTGATGACGAGAAATGAGGGACCGTGGTTCTATCAGCAGCTCGATCTCGGCTATAATTACCGCATGACGGATATCCAGTGTGCGCTTGGCTGCAGCCAGATGCGGAAGCTGGACCGCTTCCTTGCGCGCAGAAGGGAGATCACAAAGCGCTACGATGAGGCGTTTGCGGACTGCGCGAATATTATGACGCCGTATCAGTTGCCGGAGACGAACAGCGGATGGCATCTCTATATCATACAGGTGAAGAATCACGACAGAAAGACCGTGTTTGAGCAGCTTCGGGAGAACGGTATCGCAGTGAATGTCCACTATATTCCGGTGTACTATCATCCGTACTACCAGGAGCACGGTTACAGAGAAGTACATTGTCCGGTGGCGGAGGAAGTCTACTCGCACATCATCAGCCTTCCGGTTTATCCGGGACTTACCGATGAGCAGCAGGATACGGTCATTGAAACGGTGAAGCGGCTGACAAAATAG
- a CDS encoding methyltransferase domain-containing protein has protein sequence MGYAGLKQLIEQNAWREAGRELGQYMNGEWDDELAVLAATVFSALGDWEGAYTCIAQGLQYNYKNYELYLLLGNYYERKNCNQAWLCYENALYYCSDEDDRRIIQQHKERVQQDDRWCVHKVSIVILTYNLKDMNMQCIGSIRDTCDPSSYELVVVDNASTDGTLEWLREQKDMTLVSNQENKGFPAGCNQGIKAAEPENDILLLNNDTIVLPNSIFWLRMGLYEEERIGATGSMSNSVINGQRIEAKLAGVEEYITYGTAMNIPMENALEKKTWLVGFAMLLKRKALDEVGLLDERFSPGQNEDVDLCIRLNLAGWQMRLCHNSFIVHYGHGNGRNSDIWKQTFSVTSEKFREKWGFDMSYYTYSRKELIAMISEPKESRIRVQEVGCGCGATLAHIAYEWPDAKVSGIEIQDDIAKIGANYLDIRQGNIETMQIPYEKDTFDYIILADVLEHLHDPERILQKLLPYLKADGSILCSVPNILNRHVISDLLRGKLEYQDAGILDRTHLRFFTMDSIVRVFERCGMEVTQMMATYDTEELDAEAEELMNALYQIPHIADRQLFQVYQYVFRAKRGREAE, from the coding sequence ATGGGATATGCAGGATTAAAGCAACTTATTGAGCAGAATGCGTGGAGGGAAGCCGGAAGAGAACTCGGGCAGTATATGAACGGGGAATGGGATGATGAACTCGCCGTGCTGGCAGCAACGGTTTTCTCTGCGCTGGGCGACTGGGAAGGCGCCTATACCTGCATCGCGCAGGGACTGCAGTACAATTACAAAAATTACGAACTGTATCTGCTGCTGGGCAATTATTATGAGCGCAAAAATTGCAACCAGGCGTGGCTCTGCTATGAAAATGCGCTCTATTATTGCAGCGATGAAGACGATCGCAGGATCATACAGCAGCACAAAGAGCGTGTACAGCAGGATGACCGGTGGTGCGTGCATAAGGTTTCGATCGTGATATTGACGTATAATCTCAAAGACATGAATATGCAGTGTATCGGCAGCATCCGGGACACCTGCGATCCGTCGAGCTACGAGCTGGTCGTGGTGGACAATGCATCTACAGACGGCACGCTGGAATGGCTTCGGGAGCAAAAAGATATGACACTCGTGAGCAACCAGGAAAACAAGGGCTTTCCGGCTGGGTGCAATCAGGGAATCAAGGCGGCAGAGCCGGAAAATGATATCCTTCTTCTGAACAATGATACGATTGTTCTGCCCAATTCTATTTTCTGGCTTAGGATGGGGTTATATGAGGAGGAACGGATCGGCGCCACGGGAAGCATGTCAAACAGCGTGATCAACGGGCAGAGAATTGAGGCGAAGCTTGCCGGTGTGGAGGAATACATAACATACGGCACGGCAATGAATATCCCCATGGAAAATGCGCTGGAGAAAAAGACCTGGCTGGTAGGATTTGCGATGCTGCTGAAACGGAAGGCGCTGGATGAGGTCGGACTTCTGGATGAACGGTTTTCCCCGGGGCAGAACGAGGATGTAGATCTGTGCATCCGGCTGAATCTGGCGGGGTGGCAGATGCGCCTCTGCCACAATAGTTTTATCGTGCATTACGGTCATGGAAACGGCAGGAACTCGGATATCTGGAAGCAGACGTTCTCAGTTACAAGTGAGAAGTTCCGGGAAAAATGGGGCTTCGATATGTCCTATTATACCTACAGCAGAAAAGAACTGATTGCGATGATTTCCGAGCCGAAAGAGAGCAGAATACGCGTGCAGGAAGTGGGATGCGGATGCGGTGCAACGCTTGCGCATATTGCGTATGAGTGGCCGGACGCGAAGGTAAGCGGAATTGAGATCCAGGATGACATTGCGAAAATCGGTGCAAATTATCTGGATATCCGGCAGGGAAACATTGAGACCATGCAGATCCCGTATGAAAAAGATACGTTTGACTATATCATACTGGCGGATGTGTTGGAGCACCTGCATGATCCAGAGCGGATTCTGCAGAAATTACTGCCCTATCTGAAGGCGGACGGCAGTATTCTGTGCAGTGTTCCCAATATTTTAAACCGCCATGTAATCAGCGATCTTCTGCGCGGAAAGCTGGAGTACCAGGACGCAGGAATTTTAGACCGCACGCATCTGCGCTTTTTCACAATGGACAGTATTGTGAGGGTATTTGAACGGTGCGGAATGGAAGTCACACAGATGATGGCGACCTACGATACGGAAGAGCTGGATGCCGAAGCGGAAGAATTGATGAACGCACTGTATCAGATTCCACATATTGCGGACAGACAGTTGTTTCAGGTGTACCAGTATGTTTTCCGGGCAAAGAGGGGGCGGGAGGCGGAATGA
- a CDS encoding glycosyltransferase family 2 protein, with protein MKKVSVIVPCHNAAKWLPQCFLSLVQQSIGIDGLELIFVDDASDDAGETWALLEEFERAYPESIMIIHLEENLRQGGARNVALGYATGEYLAFVDADDFVEKDFLEKVYRRAVENEADIVQFDYVYYTERLGKVASGRTTADESIQIQTKEERKRFLISEKITYGCWNKLYRRSLVERAGVRYAEHVIYEEPLFVYPLLFYGNRFEIMAEAFYCYRQNEVGTMRRDMRQMTTLQMHADVQLAVWHFMKQTPFFREYYEEIKLYFLHTYFYETLLFAVQRGFEVPYSMYETLRDTVKAEVADYRESPYAAMIPRQMELYRVENEAENRESIQKRVKAFISKM; from the coding sequence ATGAAAAAAGTAAGTGTAATTGTACCCTGCCACAATGCGGCGAAATGGCTTCCACAGTGCTTTCTGTCGCTGGTGCAGCAGTCGATCGGAATCGACGGACTGGAGCTGATTTTTGTGGATGACGCATCGGACGATGCGGGCGAGACATGGGCGCTGCTGGAGGAATTTGAGCGCGCGTATCCCGAGAGCATCATGATTATCCATCTGGAAGAAAATCTGCGTCAGGGAGGCGCCCGAAACGTGGCGCTCGGTTATGCGACGGGGGAGTATCTTGCGTTTGTCGATGCGGATGATTTTGTGGAGAAGGATTTCCTTGAGAAGGTATACCGGCGTGCGGTGGAGAACGAAGCCGATATCGTACAGTTTGATTATGTGTACTATACGGAAAGACTTGGAAAAGTGGCGTCGGGAAGGACGACCGCGGACGAGAGCATCCAGATTCAGACAAAGGAGGAGCGGAAGCGTTTCCTTATCAGCGAGAAGATCACCTACGGCTGTTGGAACAAGCTGTACCGGAGATCGCTCGTGGAGCGGGCGGGCGTCCGTTATGCCGAGCATGTCATTTATGAAGAACCGCTGTTTGTGTATCCGCTGTTGTTCTACGGAAACCGCTTTGAAATCATGGCGGAAGCTTTTTACTGCTACCGCCAGAATGAGGTGGGAACCATGCGCCGGGATATGCGTCAGATGACAACGTTGCAGATGCATGCAGATGTGCAGCTTGCCGTGTGGCATTTTATGAAGCAGACGCCGTTTTTCCGGGAGTATTATGAGGAGATCAAGCTGTATTTTCTGCATACGTATTTCTATGAGACGCTGCTGTTTGCGGTGCAGCGCGGATTTGAAGTGCCGTATTCCATGTATGAGACGCTGCGGGATACCGTAAAGGCGGAGGTGGCAGACTATAGGGAGTCTCCCTATGCGGCGATGATTCCAAGGCAGATGGAGCTGTACCGGGTAGAGAATGAAGCGGAAAATAGAGAAAGTATACAGAAGCGGGTAAAGGCATTTATAAGTAAAATGTGA
- a CDS encoding SAM-dependent methyltransferase, whose product MKGERRMYEELIAKMNPRPKFNLQWYKNEDLYSDGEVEDFIIKIIAENRPEDYSNAVYEQFNWPIYYHLSPLRKNILNWYKFKPDSSVLEIGCGMGAITSVLCDECKDVTAVELSRKRATATLLRCREKENLEIIVGNLNDIEFDKKYDYITLIGVLEYQGTYTESTNPYMDFLVKIKQLLKPDGKLLVAIENQYGLKYWCGMPEDHVGIPFEGINQYRDVERGVRTFSKTALDILLRESGFLNTYFYYPFPDYKLPTVIYSQDVLPSKKDTVNSENFRGYSSAGENTLIANEKNLYMDIVENHVFEFFANSFLVECSDSSQLGEITFARLTSERKEQYRMATRFTRDSTVEKKPLTMLCAQTHIRQLLKNVNILKQAGIKIVEYRADNGMVVSDYIEKPLLEDVILNVLKEENTDEIYRLIDLVYGEILRSSEQISWKDNILYTLDLGIEENEEVFGPILKIGFLDMSFRNAFYCEGEILWFDQEWVLEAVPAKFILYYALTLLYYSYPQLEGACPSAEVIARYHMQDACEAFEKLRELFGYLVSDEAQVMMGRAFSIDSTMDYISNVKKLMK is encoded by the coding sequence ATGAAGGGAGAAAGAAGAATGTATGAAGAGTTAATTGCAAAAATGAATCCTCGCCCTAAATTTAATCTGCAGTGGTATAAGAACGAAGATTTATATTCGGATGGCGAGGTAGAAGATTTTATAATTAAGATAATTGCAGAAAATAGACCGGAAGACTACAGCAATGCTGTCTATGAGCAATTTAATTGGCCGATATATTATCATTTGTCGCCGCTACGAAAAAATATTCTAAATTGGTACAAATTCAAACCAGATAGCAGTGTATTGGAAATTGGCTGTGGTATGGGCGCAATTACAAGTGTACTGTGCGATGAATGTAAGGATGTTACGGCAGTGGAACTCTCAAGAAAACGTGCAACAGCAACGCTTCTCCGGTGCCGTGAAAAAGAAAATCTTGAGATTATTGTTGGAAACTTGAATGATATTGAATTTGATAAAAAATATGACTATATTACACTGATAGGCGTTTTGGAATACCAGGGGACTTATACGGAATCAACAAATCCGTACATGGACTTTTTGGTTAAGATTAAGCAGTTGCTGAAACCAGATGGGAAATTGCTTGTCGCAATAGAGAATCAGTACGGTTTAAAATATTGGTGCGGAATGCCAGAAGATCATGTTGGAATACCGTTTGAAGGGATAAATCAGTATAGGGATGTTGAGAGAGGGGTAAGGACATTTTCAAAAACAGCGTTAGACATACTTCTTAGAGAAAGTGGTTTTCTTAATACATACTTTTATTATCCATTTCCGGATTATAAATTGCCTACCGTTATTTACTCTCAGGATGTTTTGCCAAGTAAGAAAGACACGGTAAATTCTGAAAATTTCAGAGGTTACAGCTCGGCCGGTGAAAACACATTAATTGCAAATGAAAAAAATCTTTATATGGATATTGTAGAAAATCATGTGTTTGAGTTTTTTGCAAATTCATTTTTGGTGGAGTGCTCCGACAGCAGTCAGCTAGGGGAAATAACATTTGCGAGATTAACAAGCGAACGCAAGGAACAATATCGAATGGCAACAAGATTTACGAGGGATAGCACCGTTGAAAAGAAGCCGCTTACGATGTTATGCGCACAGACACATATAAGGCAACTGCTCAAAAATGTAAATATTTTGAAACAAGCGGGTATAAAAATAGTAGAATATAGGGCTGATAATGGGATGGTGGTCAGTGATTACATTGAAAAACCGCTTTTGGAAGACGTAATTTTAAACGTGTTAAAAGAAGAGAACACCGATGAAATTTACAGATTGATAGATTTGGTGTATGGAGAAATATTGCGATCTTCTGAGCAAATTTCGTGGAAGGATAATATATTATATACACTGGATCTGGGAATAGAAGAGAACGAGGAAGTATTTGGACCAATATTAAAAATCGGTTTTCTGGATATGAGTTTTAGAAATGCATTTTATTGTGAGGGAGAAATACTTTGGTTTGATCAGGAATGGGTTTTGGAGGCAGTGCCAGCTAAATTTATTTTATACTATGCATTGACATTGTTGTATTATTCATATCCTCAGTTGGAAGGGGCATGTCCGTCTGCGGAGGTAATTGCACGTTATCATATGCAGGATGCTTGTGAAGCATTTGAAAAGCTCCGGGAATTGTTTGGATACTTAGTGTCCGATGAGGCACAGGTTATGATGGGAAGAGCATTCAGTATTGATAGTACAATGGATTATATATCAAATGTTAAGAAACTTATGAAATAA